The Buteo buteo chromosome Z, bButBut1.hap1.1, whole genome shotgun sequence region TTGTTCCTCTCCCAGGCTTGGTGATGGTCCTTGTGGGGGACAGCCTGGTCCTAGATCCTACTCTTTTTCAGGGCCGCTTCTTTTAAGTCTGGAAAACAGGTCCCACTCAGTGTCGAGGGGAGcggtggcagggctgtgtgGCTGCCCAGCCCACAGTGGTGTCTTCTTTTCCCACTCAGGCTCGCGACGACATCCTGAACGGTTCCCACCCTGTCTCCTTTGACAAAGCCTGCGAGTTTGCCGGCTACCAGTGCCAGATCCAGTTCGGGCCACACAACGAGCAGAAGCACAAGCCGGGCTTTCTGGAGTGAGTGTCCCTGGGACCCCCCTGAGCTTGTCTCGAGGTGGCTCAAGGAGcttggcagcccccagcactgTGCCGGCACGCAGGGCTCCAGGGGTGCAGTTGCCTCTGGTGTgacccttctcctccctgcagcacagtgccCAGGCATGGAGGTCCATGCAGGCTGCgaggggtgccagccccccATCCTGTTCCCTCTGGCACCCACCAGGGACATGCATCCAGCtctgatggggggggggaccccagcccAGCACATGGCCTCCCCTGATGCTGCAGGAGGGGCTGTATCCTCAGCACCTCCACCCCGCTCTTAGCAGCTCCTGGGACAGCTTTCGTTACTGCAGCAACCACCTCCATCCTTCCTGCTCCCAAAAACTCCAGtctgtgccctggctggggtTTGTCAGAGGCTCTGGGTTTGGCCTCTTCGTAGTTAAAGAGAAACGCTGGCTTCAGGCTCTGCTGCTAACAGCTGTCTTGGCTGTCTCTTGGCAGACTCAAGGATTTCCTGCCGAAGGAGTACATCAAGCAGAAAGGGGAGCGCAAGATCTTCATGGTACGTGCAGGGGGGTGTTGAGACCGGGGCCTCTTGTTCCTCCTTGCCAAAGGTTGAGGCTGCTTTTGTCTGAAGGCAACACATAGCAGCTTGGCAGGTGAGAAACAGGAGCAGGGACTTGCAGGTGGGCAGACAAGGCAGCCTCTGAGGTCCTAGAGTTCAGAGGGCGACGAGCTGTAGCAGGGGCAGGGGATGtcggtggggtggggagagccTGGAAAGGCTGTGACAGGGCGATGGTGGCATAGCCAGCGGACTGTGAAGCTAGCATGATGTTCTGTCTTTGCTGTTGCAGGCCCACAAGAACTGTGGGAACATGAGCGAGATTGAGGCCAAAGTTCGCTATGTGAAACTTGCCCGTTCTCTCAAGACCTACGGTGTCTCCTTCTTCTTGGTCAAGGTAGAGCAGCAGCCCCCCTGGTCACACGTCTCACTGACCAAAATTACTCTTCTCCAGCATCCCTCCATCTGTCATGTCTCCAGCTGCTAGCCCTCAATCCATGTCGCTCCAGTTTTCCCTGCGTCTCCACTGTCCACCTCTTCTTCTTGCCTTTCCCTGTGCAGTGCTCTTCCCACTCTTTGCTTCAcgctttttctcattttcaagcCCCATGTCATGGTTGTTCCCCACCAGAAAGTGTGGCTTTGGGGGTGTTTGGTAGCCACAGCAGGTCTCAAAGGTCTCTGCCTGGATGGATCCGCCCCAGAGACAGCCCACAACCCTTTCTATTTTGGCCCACAGGAGAAGATGAAGGGGAAGAACAAGCTGGTGCCGCGGCTGCTGGGGATCACCAAAGAGTGCGTAATGCGTGTGGACGAGAAGACCAAGGAAGTTATTCAGGAGTGGAGCCTGACCAACATCAAGCGTTGGGCAGCCTCACCCAAGAGCTTCACCCTGGTAGGGACCAACACTGGccctccaccccctccccagcagtgCCCCCATGGGGGGCTGCTCTCACGCCAACGCCTCTCTTGGGTATTGCCCCACGGTGGGACAGCCTTGCCCTCCTCTGGTGCCTCTCCTGGCTCTTGTTTTGGAGACCGGCGCTTGGGCGCTTAGCGCATACCAGAGGGGCTCAGGATGGCCGCCAGTGCCCTGCTCCAGTGCTACCCTGTACCCTGCCATTGCAGGATTTTGGAGATTACCAGGATGGTTACTACTCAGTGCAGACGACGGAGGGGGAGCAGATTGCCCAGCTGATTGCCGGCTACATCGATATCATCCTCAAAAAGGTGAGGCTGTGCTGAGAAGGGCACTGATGATCGGCTCCTCTCCAGAGAGGGGTGCAGGGTGCCCCTTCCAGCTGCCTCCAGACAGCCATTGGCACacggtgctgctgggggagctggAGATTGGGCAGGGGGACCCTGTGGCCCTGGTACagtgcctggcagcaggaggaggggaaggctgGGAGGTATGTGCTGGCTgacacattttctctttccctctgcagaaaaagagcaaagaccACTTTGGACTGGAGGGGGATGAGGAGTCCACCATGCTGGAAGACTCCGTGTCTCCAAAGAAGTAAGTCCTCCAGCAGCAAGTTAGCTACCAAGCAGGAGTTGAATGGAGAGCAGGCTCCAGCCAAGCTTGCAGCACAGTGTGTCTGGAGGAAGAGCTGCCAGTCCTTTGGTGGCAGCACTCCCACAGAGCTTGGTACTGGGGCTGTGTGCATCCCTTGACCTGGTATTTCCCCCCGTTTCAGGTCTactgtcctgcagcagcagtttaACCGTGTAGGCAAGGCAGAGCTGGGTTCAGTGGCCTTGCCAGCCATCATGCGGACAGGTGCTGGAGGGCCAGAAAACTTCCAGGTGGGCACAATGCCGCAGCCTCAACTGCAAATCACCAGTGGCCAGATGCACCGAGGGCACATGCCTCCCCTGGTAAGTTCTCCCTGTGCGCACCGTAGGGCACAAACTCTGAAAGGTGCTTATCTGGCTCGTGTAAACCCACCCGTTTGGGTCCATGGCCAGGCATCGGCTTGCTGTGAAGAGCAGGGGCTCTGTGCCGCTGGCCTTGTGTGCTTGCTGGCCTGGCTGAGCTGGTGTCCTCCCGTACCAGCTCTGCAAATGTGAGCTACACCCTGGTGTTTTcccctggctggcagctgcagcctcTCCTTCACGTTGAGCTGCCCCAAGCTGCTGTGCCTGGCCAGCCCCACCAGTGCTGTGGTTTGCAGCAGAGCCCTGTGTCTAGCTTCAGGGCCCCCCATGtcctctgcagctggagaagtGCTTAGAAAAGGCCATGAGAAGGCTGTTTTCTTTGGCCCTGCTCAGCCTGCTGTGGGGCTTGCTGCAAAAGCCTTGTGGGGTCCCACTGCATCTGCTCCCCACTCTCTGAGAGCTGGTTAACTGTGAGACCCACTTGTACCCATGGTGGGACGGGGCATTTCCCAGTGGGAGGTGCAGAGGGGAGACCCCCTTTTTGCTAGATGCACCCCCCTTTATGGAGACACCTACCTAGAGCACTGGCATCAACAGCACATTATACTATGTTGCAGGGGGGCATATGAGCCAAACGTTTAAGCCTAGATTTTGAGCCTCTGGTGTACCTCGGTCTGTCTCTGTGTTGCAGACTTCAGCCCAGCAAGCCCTTACTGGCACCATCAACTCCAGCATGCAGGCTGTGCACGCAGCCCAGGCCACGCTGGACGACTTCGAGACCTTGCCGCCCCTCGGGCAGGATGCTGTGAGTGCTGGGTgaaggcagggtgctgggggggtacCTTGCTGGAGGTTGTTGACTGGGCTGGGTGAGGCTGGCCACATTCCCAGGAAAGGTTTCAGCACCTCCTGGGAATATCTGCTGCCTGCAAAGAGGTGGGGTAGTATCCCACTCTGGGTGCAGGAGTGGAGGGGATACTTGGTCATGTTGCTTGGTCAGGATGGGCTGGGGAGTTCTGGGTGGTCacagctcttccttccctcttctgtgTCTCCTCTTCCCTGCATCTCTCTGTGTGAGCATGGGTGCAGCTACCCACCACCTCCACGACCATCTCCTGACCCTGTTCTCCCCATTTCAGGCATCCAAAGCTTGGCGCAAAAACAAGATGGACGAGTCAAAGCATGAGATCCATTCCCAAGTGGATGCTATCACTGCTGGCACAGCCTCGGTGGTCAACCTCACTGCAGGTATGCAGAGGGTCGGAGAAGAGGCATGCCGCATCTCTGGAGAAGGCTTGGTCTTTCTTGTCTGGCTGAAGGTCACGGCTCCTGCCCTTCATCAGAGACTGGAGGAGCCAGCCTGCCCCAGCTAGAGCTAAATCAGCCCCAACTGCTGCTAATATGCCTGTAGAGCTGGCCATGCCCCCACAGCTCACCCTGCCTTTAGACccctgcctgtgcccagccCAGTCCTTCCTTCCAGTCCTTGGCTGACCAGCCATCCTCTGGACCAGGACCATGTTGTCCAGTCCCTGCCATAGCTCTGGGCACAGCCATGGCATGGTGCAGCTTCCTTTCCCCAGGCTCCCCTGCCCAAACTCAGCTAATGTGACAACGTTTCAGGCTTAGGAGCCAAAGggtctctccctcccctcccaggaAGGACAACCACATCGGTGACAGGCACAGGGATGCTCTTCAAGCATCACTTGAAGTGCATCCCATCTTGACTCATCTCCTCCCTGTGCAGGGGATCCAGCGGACACAGACTACACTGCCGTGGGCTGCGCCGTCACCACCATCTCTTCCAACCTGACGGAGATGTCCAAGGGTGTGAAGCTGCTGGCTGCACTGATGGAAGATGAGGGAGGGAATGGGCGGCAGCTTCTGCAGGCAGCCAAGAACCTGGCGAGCGCTGTCTCGGACCTGCTGAAAACAGCACAACCTGCCAGCGCTGAGGTGGGGGCAGGAGAGGCTGTGGGGCCGAGAGGAGGGTGGAAGCCAAGGGGAACCACTGTGTTTTAGGGCTTGCTCACGAGCCCAGTGTTGATTTGCCTCGCTCCTTGCAGCCTCGCCAGAATctcctgcaggctgctggccTCGTGGGCCAGACCagtggggagctgctgcagcagatcGGGGAGAGCGACACCGACCCCCGGTTCCAGGTGAGTGTACCCGGCGGCAACCAGGGATGCACACTACGTAAAACCATCAGCCTTTGCACAGGACCTGACAGGAGGGCTCCAGGCCAAAGCTTGGCCAGTGCGTGGCGGTGACTTTgatgagggaggggagaggccaTTGCCTATCTCTATGCCTAGAGCTGCTGTGATATAACGCCTCTTGTCTTGTGGATTCCCATGTAGATCCCAGAAAGCCGGCGTGCTTGGATCCTGCCTGCCTCTGACCCACAGACGGTAAAAGGGGGCTGTAGGCATGGCCTGGTGGTCCCTGCCCTCTCCACCATGAGGGGTGTTCCTCTCAGGACTATCATCTGAACTCTTTGGAGAAGGGCGCTTGtcaaaaatctgcttttctggtGGTTGGCTATCAGAAGTTTATGCACTCGGGTTGCCACTTGAGTGAGCACTGCCTTGGGAGTCTGTCCTTGCAGGAGCCTTGTCTCCTGCCTGTGGGAGCTGCCAGTCTGCCCCTATCAGAGACCCAGAGTGGCTGGAGCCCTGtggggtggtttgtttgggCTGAGCTGATTTCCAGCTGCCTTGCTTTCCCGCAATGGCTCCTTCCAGGATAAGGGAGGTAGCACactgtgctggggaggaggatcCAGCCGTACTAtagaccaaaacaaaaaaagaaggaaggggtttCTGTTCATGGTGGCCACACAGCCTcaacacaagcagaaaaagcCTGGACAGATAGCCAAGGGGAGCAGAAAAGCTAGCACCAGGGCAGGAAGCCATGCTCGACCAGGTGGCAGTGCCAGGACAGGGCAACCGCAAGGGGCGGATTTAGGATCTGCAAGACAATTTACACACATGCAGCGGGATGCTCTGCCTCGGACCTGCCAGACCCGAGTGTATCTACTTCCCTCCTTGGGCTCATATGCAGGAGTCTGAGGACTCTGGAGCTGGGTGCATGCACTCTCTGGTCTCTCCTCCTGTCTGGAAAGGTGGTGGATTGCAGTGGAAGTAGTCTTGGCTTGCAGGAGGCAAGGGGACGCTGTGAGACTTCTGGCTTGGTGGCTGGAGGCTTAGCTGTCATGGGGTGTGGGGCTGCTCGCCGTGAGCACGCACACGGCAGGAGGACTGTAGGCACAGCGGGCAGAGAGCGCTGCCCTGCGTGCCAAGGTCTTTGCCCCAAGCATTTGCTGTCTAGCATGGCTGCTGCCAGTTTTCGCTGGCAGCGTGCCACGGGAGCTAATCCTGAAGGCTGCGGTGTGCTGTCAAGTCTGATGCCCTGCGGGAAAGCAGTTTGCTGTGTGCTGGTTGCTGCTGGTTGCgtgctggcagggcagccccatgccttccctgctgcccctgggggagaggaggctgGTTGCTGTGTCATACCTCTCTTTTAGCCCCGGGAATGACAGCAGAGATGTAGGGCATTACTAAAGAGCTAGAAAACAGCTGGCATGCCTGCAGTACAGGTGACCAGCGTGGGCAGCACCTCCCGCTCCCCTCTTGCTGGTGGGGCGAGCctgtgtgcaggcagctgccgccGGTGTATCTGTACTGCAGCCGGCTTGTGCCTGCCATTTGGCCGGAgggttttgtcattttttttgttgcttggCAGTGCCAGTGGTGCCTTGCAGCAGGTTGTCTCTGTGGTACAATCGGGGACTTGGCGTGGATTGTTGCCTGGGGAGTGGGCAGCGAGCAGGTCGTGGGTGTTGGGGTGATGCTGAGCATTGCCCAGGCTGCTCTGGGCAGAGTTCGTGGCAGTGCCGCAGTGCAGGCTGTGGCTCAAGACCAGATTACAGCCTCGCCGCCGGCTGTAGCACACAATATCGATGGGGTCAAGGTGTTGCCAGCCACTCCAGGTGTTCAGTGCTGCCGGTGCTGGGACAGAGTGGATGAAAGGTCCCCCGAGAGCTCACATTTCCCTGCTGAATATTTCACGAGAGCCCTGCGGGCGGCTGCCTGTGCTCCCACTGCTGTGGCTCCCACGCTGACCCTCTCCATCCCCCCGCAGGACATGCTCATGCAACTGGCGAAGGCGGTGGCCAGCACCGCTGCCGCGTTGGTGCTCAAAGCCAAGAACGTGGCTCAGAAAACAGAGGATGCGGCGCTGCAGACACAAGTGATCGCTGCTGCCACCCAGTGTGCCCTCTCCACCTCGCAGCTGGTGGCCTGCACCAAGGTAGGCAGCAAGGTTAACCCTTGCCTCGGTGGGGCTGCAAGCATCACCTGGCTGGTGGCAGCTCCACGGTGGGGTTGTCACGTCCTCAGACGGGACATGAGGGGTCCGGTGCCAGAAGCGTGAGCTCCCTTGGGCTGGggtccctgctgctgtgcccaAGCACTGAGTATCCTCTTTGGAGGAGCAGAAGCTGGGGACAGCTGTCCCTGCACAGCTCCTACGAGGAGCCCAGCATGCTCGCTGCCcagcctttctcctcccctccaggTAGTGGCTCCCACAATCAGCTCCCCAGTCTGCCAGGAGCAGCTGATTGAAGCTGGCAAGTTGGTGGCCAAGTCGGCAGAGGGCTGCGTGGAGGCTTCCAAAGCAGCGACCAACGATGACCAGCTCCTCAAGCAGGTGGGGGTGGCAGCCACAGCCGTCACCCAGGCCCTGAACGACCTGCTGCAGCACATCAAGCAGCACGCCTTGGGTGGGCAGCCCATTGGGCGCTACGACCAGGCCACCGACACCATCCTAAACGTCACCGAGAACATATTCAGCTCTATGGGCGATGCTGGTGAGAGCAGCTGATGGCACCCAGGGTAGCGCACGGTGAATGGGGAGGTAGTGGGGAACCCATGGGACTTGCTAACAGGCCACCCTTTCTGTCCCAGGGGAAATGGTGCGGCAGGCGCGTATTCTGGCCCAGGCCACCTCCGACCTCGTCAACGCCATCAAAGCAGACGCAGAGGGAGAGACGGACCTGGAGAACTCACGCAAGCTGCTGAGCGCAGCCAAGATTCTGGCCGATGCCACCGCCAAGATGGTGGAGGCTGCAAAGGTCAGTGGTGTGGGTGAGGATGGGCGCTGGCTttggcccccagccccatccaaTGCCGTTGGCTCGATGCTGCAGAGGGGGCGAGCAGCCCTTGGGTGCGGGAGGGGTTCCCAGAGGAAGGTCCTGTGCTGAGCTGAGGACCTGTGCAATGGAGTGgggcttctgctgctgctgtaggtGGCAGCAGAGGAGTTGctagctcttctgctgctgagctctCCTGGAGAGGCTTTGGGCATCTCCCCTGCACCGCAGGCAGCCAGGTCAAAGCATaggtgctgctgcttcaggACTACAAAGGTCCCTGTGGTCCCTGCAAGGTGTGATGGGTTTGGTCTTTCTCCAGGGAGCCGCAGCCCACCCGGACagcgaggagcagcagcagcggctgcGTGAGGCAGCAGAGGGGCTCCGCATGGCGACCAATGCCGCAGCCCAGAATGCCATCAAGAAGAAGCTTGTGCACAAGCTGGAGGTGAGATGCCAAGCAAGGGGGCCGCAGAGGGCAAGCAGGCACGGTCAGGGAACAAGACAGGGCCAGGAGCCCCCACATCCCTGCACTTTCCAGAGGGATAAAGTCCTTTTCATCTACAGCGTCTGTGCTGCATCCCACAGAGACCCTCCCActgctcccttcccttcccttgtgCACACCGTGTTTCTTTGGGATGCCGGACATCAAGGGTGCTGGAGAAGCTCCGGTGTCCCAGGCAGAGGCATGAGAGGAGAAGTTTAGGGGGAGGTCTTGGTGGGGGGGCTCAgggcaggctgccctgctgccgGTGCTAACCCATGCCTCTCCTCACCAGCATGCAGCCAAGCAAGCTGCCGCCTCCGCCACCCAGACCATCGCCGCTGCGCAGCATGCCGCCTCCTCCAACAAGAACCCTGCTGcgcagcagcagcttgtgcaGAGCTGCAAGGTAAGGGTCCGGGCCTGATCCTGGCATCTCCTGCGCCGcctttccccatcccttctCCCATCAGCCACACCAGGGTTCCATGCTCAGCTGtagcaggcaggcaggacctTGAGGTCCTCATGCAGCTGCCCTGGGAGCCGATCTTTCCATCACTGGTCCTGGATTAGATTCGTCTCCTCCTGGCCAAGCCTCTCCAGTGATCCTCCTCTCTGGCAGGTGGTGGCAGAGCAGATCCCGATGCTGGTGCAGGGCGTGCGAGGAAGCCAGTCCCAGCCGGACAGCCCCAGCGCCCAACTGGCTCTCATTGCTGCCAGCCAGAACTTCCTGCAGGTACCCACGCTGCCCAGAGCCTCCTACACCAGCTCTGGCATTACAGCTTTCCTACCATGCCTGGCCCTCCTAAGATGCTGGGAAACCTGCTGCACATAGGCAGCGGAGAGATGCTGCCTGTTTGTCCCCTCctcactgcttttccttttggcCCGGCAGCCTGGTGGGAAGATGGTAGCTGCAGCCAAGGCCACTGTCCCTACTATCACGGACCAAGCCTCTGCGATGCAGCTCAGCCAGTGCGCCAAGAACTTGGCCGCAGCTCTGGCTGAGCTCCGCACAGCTGCCCAGAAGGTGAGAGGCTGGGTCCCATCCTGCAGCCGGACCCTGGAGCAGTGGGCACAGCCCAGTGGCAGGTCGTGGTCTCTGCCGCAGCAGGGTGGGCTCACTGGTCACCCCGCTCACCTTCCCTTCTCTGCCACCTCAGGCTCAGGAGGCGTGTGGACCCCTGGAGATAGACTCCGCGCTGGGTCTGgtgcagagcctggagagggacTTGCAGGAAGCCAAGGCAGCTGCCCGTGATGGCAAGCTCAAGCCTCTGCCGGGAGAGACGGTGAGGACGCGGGGAAGGGCAGCACAGGGTGATGCAGGGTGGGCACCAGGGCAAGGGGAGCCGCCAGAAGGTGCAGACCACCAGCACGTCCCCACTCATCCCCCTGCAGATGGAGAAGTGTGCCCAGGACCTGGGGAACAGCACAAAAGCCGTCAGCTCCGCCATCGCTCACCTCCTGGGAGAGGTGGCCCAGGGCAATGAGAACTACACAGGTACTGGCCTCCACGCCgtggctgggagaggggagagggctgTGTCGGCACTCACTGACCTCTCTGTCCCCCCCAGGGATCGCTGCCCGAGAAGTGGCCCAGGCCCTGCGGTCACTCAGCCAGGCTGCCCGTGGCGTGGCGGCCAGCACCCCCGACCCGCAGGCGCAGAGCGCCATGCTGGAGTGTGCCAGTGACGTCATGGATAAAGCCAACAACCTCATCGAGGAGGCGCGGAAAGCAGTGGCCAAGCCCGGTGACCCGGAGAGCCAGCAGCGCCTGGCCCAGGTGGGGAGGATGGGTACCTCAGTGTGCACCCCCAACCTGCAGGAAAGGCATGAGGCTGGCCAGGGGATGGTGACCGctctttgcttctctgcaggTGGCCAAGGCAGTGTCACAGGCCCTGAGCCGCTGCGTTAACTGCCTGCCAGGGCAGCGAGACGTGGACGCTGCCATCCGCATGGTGGGAGATGCCAGCAAGAGGCTGCTCGCAGATTCGGTGAGCTGAGCTGGGgcgggaggggaaaggaggagccTTGTAGGGATGCAGGCCGGTCTGTCTGCACCGGGTTCCTCTGTAGCATATCCCCAAGCATGTGCCAGATCTTCATCCTCCATCTCCGTCCTCCTTGCTGCCTCCAGTTCCCTCCCAGCACCAAGAGCTTCCAGGAGGCGCAGAGCCAGCTGAACCAGGCAGCCGCGGGACTCAACCAGTCTGCCAACGAGCTGGTGCAGGCATCGCGTGGCACCCCTCAAGACCTGGCCAAGTCCTCCGGCAAATTTGGACAGGACTTCAATGAGTTCCTGCAGGCGGGAGTGGAGATGGCCAGCCAGTCCCCGGTGAGAGCAAATGCCCATTGGGGGATTCTGGGTACGGTGAGAGGTTTGGGGTGCCTGAGAAGGTGGCTGACCACAGGCGGGGTGACCGGGCAGCAGTGGTTAGGGTGGCTGTGGCCAATGCGGAGGGTGAGGTGGGGTCTGCAGCTGTgcaaaactgcagcagcagaaggggaaaGTGGCTTGGGGCTAGTTCAGCGAGTGTTGCTGCTGTATTGCTGCTGTTGGCGGACGAGTTGGATGAAGGGAGCTGTCTCAGCTCGAAAAACCACCAGAGAAGATCCAGCGTGGATGTGGAGCTTGGAAACCTGCTGCAGATAACTCTTCTTCTCCCCTCGCAGAATAAAGAAGACCAGGCGCAGGTGGTGTCGAACTTGAAGAGCATCTCCATGTCCTCCAgcaagctgctgctggctgcaaagGCGCTCTCCGCTGACCCCACGGCCCCCAACCTCAAGAATCAGCTGGCAGCAGCGGCACGGTAGGAGGAAGCACTCCCTGTGAGCTGTTTGCTGTAGCGGTGGGACCGGGTGGTGGAGCTGGCATTGATCTGTGGGTCTTTCTCCCTTGTCCCCGGCAGGGCTGTGACTGACAGCATTAACCAGCTGATCACCATGTGCACCCAGCAGGCACCAGGCCAGAAGGAGTGCGACAATGCCCTGCGGGAGCTGGAGGTGAGAAGCCACATCTTGACGAGGCAGCGGAGGGGCTTGGATGGCTTGGGGGGGAGCTGTGCCCTGCCGCAAGGGGCAAGAGGGAGCAAAGAGGAGGTGCAAGTGGAGGGCGCAGACCCTTCCCCTGGGTATGACACCTGTGTCCCTGCAGACGGTGAAGGAGCTGTTGGAGAACCCCACCCAGACCGTCAATGACATGTCCTATTTCAACTGCCTTGACAGCGTCATGGAGAACTCCAAGGTGAGCCCTGAGCCCAGAGTGGAGGTTTGAGGAAGGGCAGGGAGAGTTTGGGAAGGATGTGGGGGCAAAGGGAAAGGTGGTTCCTCCCCCGTTGATGAAGCACAGTGAAGTCTGACCCTCGGAGCCCCGTGGGAGCAGAAGGTGGTCTCCATAATCAGTGCATGGTGTGTCCTGCAGGTGCTGGGCGAGTCCATGGCTGGCATCTCCCAGAACGCCAAGAACAGCAAACTGCCTGAGTTCGGGGACTCCATCAGTGCCGCCTCCAAAGCTCTCTGTGGCCTGACAGAGGCAGCTGCCCAGGTGAGACACGCTGGGTTCCAGCTCTGAGCGCTACCCCTCGTGCGTAGTTGCCATACAcacccctcccctgcccctcaAAGCCTGGACGCGTGGTACGGTGCTGCCAGCCTCCTCCGCAGCCCGTGCCTGCTCTGAGCCTTTCCCCTGTGCGTGAGCTCTCACTGCCTCTCTCATGCTCCTAGGCTGCCTACCTCGTGGGGGTCTCGGACCCCAACAGCCAGGCTGGACAGCAGGGCTTGGTGGACCCCACTCAGTTTGCCAGAGCTAACCAAGCTATCCAGATGGCCTGCCAGAACCTGGTGgatcctgcctgcacccagtCCCAGGCGAGTATGAGTTGGGGCACCATTACAGGTATTTTCCGGCATGAAAGGGG contains the following coding sequences:
- the TLN1 gene encoding talin-1 isoform X2, whose product is MVALSLKISIGNVVKTMQFEPSTMVYDACRMIRERVPEAQMGQPNDFGLFLSDEDPKKGIWLEAGKALDYYMLRNGDTMEYKKKQRPLKIRMLDGTVKTVMVDDSKTVTDMLMTICARIGITNYDEYSLVREIMEEKKEEVTGTLKKDKTLLRDEKKMEKLKQKLHTDDELNWLDHGRTLREQGIDDNETLLLRRKFFYSDQNVDSRDPVQLNLLYVQARDDILNGSHPVSFDKACEFAGYQCQIQFGPHNEQKHKPGFLELKDFLPKEYIKQKGERKIFMAHKNCGNMSEIEAKVRYVKLARSLKTYGVSFFLVKEKMKGKNKLVPRLLGITKECVMRVDEKTKEVIQEWSLTNIKRWAASPKSFTLDFGDYQDGYYSVQTTEGEQIAQLIAGYIDIILKKKKSKDHFGLEGDEESTMLEDSVSPKKSTVLQQQFNRVGKAELGSVALPAIMRTGAGGPENFQVGTMPQPQLQITSGQMHRGHMPPLTSAQQALTGTINSSMQAVHAAQATLDDFETLPPLGQDAASKAWRKNKMDESKHEIHSQVDAITAGTASVVNLTAGDPADTDYTAVGCAVTTISSNLTEMSKGVKLLAALMEDEGGNGRQLLQAAKNLASAVSDLLKTAQPASAEPRQNLLQAAGLVGQTSGELLQQIGESDTDPRFQDMLMQLAKAVASTAAALVLKAKNVAQKTEDAALQTQVIAAATQCALSTSQLVACTKVVAPTISSPVCQEQLIEAGKLVAKSAEGCVEASKAATNDDQLLKQVGVAATAVTQALNDLLQHIKQHALGGQPIGRYDQATDTILNVTENIFSSMGDAGEMVRQARILAQATSDLVNAIKADAEGETDLENSRKLLSAAKILADATAKMVEAAKGAAAHPDSEEQQQRLREAAEGLRMATNAAAQNAIKKKLVHKLEHAAKQAAASATQTIAAAQHAASSNKNPAAQQQLVQSCKVVAEQIPMLVQGVRGSQSQPDSPSAQLALIAASQNFLQPGGKMVAAAKATVPTITDQASAMQLSQCAKNLAAALAELRTAAQKAQEACGPLEIDSALGLVQSLERDLQEAKAAARDGKLKPLPGETMEKCAQDLGNSTKAVSSAIAHLLGEVAQGNENYTGIAAREVAQALRSLSQAARGVAASTPDPQAQSAMLECASDVMDKANNLIEEARKAVAKPGDPESQQRLAQVAKAVSQALSRCVNCLPGQRDVDAAIRMVGDASKRLLADSFPPSTKSFQEAQSQLNQAAAGLNQSANELVQASRGTPQDLAKSSGKFGQDFNEFLQAGVEMASQSPNKEDQAQVVSNLKSISMSSSKLLLAAKALSADPTAPNLKNQLAAAARAVTDSINQLITMCTQQAPGQKECDNALRELETVKELLENPTQTVNDMSYFNCLDSVMENSKVLGESMAGISQNAKNSKLPEFGDSISAASKALCGLTEAAAQAAYLVGVSDPNSQAGQQGLVDPTQFARANQAIQMACQNLVDPACTQSQVLSAATIVAKHTSALCNTCRLASSRTANPVAKRQFVQSAKEVANSTANLVKTIKALDGEFNEENRERCRAATAPLIEAVDNLTAFASNPEFATVPAQISPEGRRAMEPIVSSAKTMLESSAGLIQTARSLAVNPKDPPQWSVLAGHSRTVSDSIKKLITNMRDKAPGQRECDEAIEVLNKCMREVDQASLAAISQQLAPREDISQEALHNQMITAVQEISNLIEPVASAARAEASQLGHKVSQMAQYFEPLIMAAIGAASKTPNHQQQMNLLDQTKTLAESALQMLYTAKEAGGNPKQAAHTQEALEEAVQMMKEAVEDLTTTLNEAASAAGVVGGMVDSITQAINQLDEGPVGEPEGTFVDYQTTMVKTAKAIAVTVQEMVTKSTTNPDELGILANQLTNDYGQLAQEAKPAALTAENEEIGSHIKRRVQELGHGCAALVTKAGALQCSPSDAYTKKELIESARKVSEKVSHVLAALQAGNRGTQACITAASAVSGIIADLDTTIMFATAGTLNRENSETFADHREGILKTAKALVEDTKVLVQNATASQEKLAQAAQSSVSTITRLAEVVKLGAASLGSEDPETQVVLINAVKDVAKALGDLIGATKAAAGKAGDDPAVYQLKNSAKVMVTNVTSLLKTVKAVEDEATKGTRALEATIEHIRQELAVFSSPVPPAKVSTPEDFIRMTKGITMATAKAVAAGNSCRQEDVIATANLSRRAIADMLRACKEAAYHPEVSGDVRQRALRFGKECADGYLELLEHVLVESTHLPLPSLGPQSPAPACPGWGVHCFLLSLLPPSL